One part of the Augochlora pura isolate Apur16 chromosome 3, APUR_v2.2.1, whole genome shotgun sequence genome encodes these proteins:
- the LOC144468174 gene encoding LOW QUALITY PROTEIN: ropporin-1-like protein (The sequence of the model RefSeq protein was modified relative to this genomic sequence to represent the inferred CDS: deleted 1 base in 1 codon), with the protein MTFEFACDISNRSPSRCQSTSPPVSNMSDDVLYCAEQIKIPPTYPEILKVFMKAAIRTQPYDLLRWTCAYFRALANGDLPPIKNRLEYPPFVHPTNITPGYLRTLLNTFGPIETVGMEALLEKWQGIALPETSLYQILLVGQLTTERECNFFKFLAIACGFLGKVSRLARE; encoded by the exons ATGACTTTCGAGTTCGCC TGTGATATATCGAATCGGTCGCCGAGTCGTTGCCAGTCGACTTCCCCGCCCGTGTCAAACATGTCGGACGACGTGCTATACTGCGCCGAGCAGATCAAGATCCCGCCGACGTATCCGGAGATTTTGAAGGTGTTCATGAAGGCGGCGATTCGCACGCAGCCTTACGATCTTCTACGATGGACGTGCGCCTATTTCCGGGCGCTGGCCAACGGCGATCTGCCCCCCATCAAA AATAGACTGGAGTACCCGCCGTTCGTGCACCCGACGAACATCACACCTGGGTACCTGCGGACCCTTTTGAACACGTTCGGTCCCATCGAGACGGTCGGTATGGAGGCGCTGCTGGAAAAATGGCAGGGCATAGCCCTTCCTGAGACTAGCCTGTACCAGATCCTGCTGGTCGGCCAACTAACGACCGAGAGAGAGTGtaactttttcaaattccTCGCGATCGCCTGCGGATTCTTGGGCAAGGTAAGCCGTCTGGCCCGAGAATAG